Below is a genomic region from Helianthus annuus cultivar XRQ/B chromosome 2, HanXRQr2.0-SUNRISE, whole genome shotgun sequence.
aaacaaaagtcaaaacatgcaATTAGTTCATCAAACCTTTGTAGCTATGAAAAGTTAGCCTCTAATCATGTTTGAAATATCAAAACTCAGTTTAGAAGTAGTAGACATCATGAACATCAACTCAAAAACAAGGAAGCTATAAACTTTATCAAATCTAACCACTTTGCAagttgaatcttcaaagttttAGCTCCCAAAGCTTCAAATCAGCCTCTTGCTCTCTCTTTATAGCTCTAAGTTTGTCAAGTTTGTTTTGTTTGCGAATTAGGGTTGTGTTTATCCTTAATAACCCAAAacacatcaaaaaaaaaaaaaactttttcacCATTTTTCCCGAATTTTACTTCTCCTGCGGTCGCAGGAGAGCCCCTTGTTCCCTCCGCGTGGCGCATAGGGTTGATATTATAATATTTGTGTGGTGGAAATTTTGTAATTACTTAGTCCTAGTGCACCTCCCCCACGCGTCGCGAGGGCTTCACCACTCTCGCGTTCCTAAATGTTTCATTTTGGGACCTGGACTTTAGTTTTGGCTCCCGATTCTTCAATTCTTGATCGTTTTAGCTCTTTTTCAGTTCCTTTCCTCCTGGGACCTGCATTTACACAAACTTATCAAGTATACAGTAAAATCCATTAAAAAGACTCTAAAATCTACAAAACGATACAAAATCTACATGATAAAAGCTTGTTTGCAACACATCACACAAGCATCCTATCAATTTTGCtgagtttttttttaactttccgCCCAACACGTAAATTGCTTATCTTTCATATAGTATTCGCGAAACCTTGTATCAAAAATACTGATCATTAAAATTTCTAACACAAGAGGGTTTGAACACCGAGTTACTCCTTTGATCAGGAAAGTGAACAACGTTAAAATCCCCCAATAAAATCTGAAAACCTTGAGCACTCTCCATGAGACCAGCAATAGAGTCCCACAACAGTTTTTTAGCAGGAACTTCTTTCGAGGTATACAGGTATAACACATTCACCAAAGAATTACTACCCTTCAACTTGCGCTTGAAAAGCAAAAAGCTTTTTGCTTAACAAAATTCTCGAAAGCGAAAACACTCGTGTCCCACAAGCAAGCCAAACCACCCGACCTTCTTGTCGATCTAACATACTCCAAAATAAAGTTCTGGCCTCCCCGATACCTCAATAGGTTAATACCGCCAAGAATTTCATGTTTTGTTTCCTGCAAAGCAACAAAATTAATACCGTTCTTCACCTTAATCTTCCGAACCCAGACCGACTTGCCATCACCCCCCAAACCTCGAACGTTCAATGAGGGGAAATTCATCATTACACCACATTAATTCCTTCTCCTTGAATGGATTGCCTAATTATGACACTCAGGTTCTACACATCTGCACCCAATCTGACCCTTAAGTCAATAGTACTGTTGACCTCTTTTTCCACGGCCAAACCCCCTTCTCCAACCCTATTAGAATTGCCTAATCATTCTCCTGACCTAGAGGCTACTCTCACATTGAGGTGAAAGGATTCCCCATCATTCCCCTCTGAGAGCAATTCAGCCTCATTGACCACCCTTTCACCCTTATTTGCTGGATTGAATTGAGGCCCAATAGTTTATTTAACTCAAAAGTATCCTCAAATTCCATAGCATGTCTGGTCCTCTTTCTAAGCCAATTAAGTTTAGGAGATGGGAGCATACTATGCCTAGGCCCAGATAGACCCACCCTCGTAATGAATGTTGATGATTATGACCACCTCCCCGTGTGGATTTTTTTTCTTCCACCACCTCCATGGGATTCGTGCCAGATGACGTTACATTAGCCATTGATTCGTCTTCCCCAATATCCTTAGACCAACCGAAATAACCACCAGTCGCCGTAGGAGATAACAAAGGTGGACCCAAATAGTCCAGAACCCAATTACATTGCTCCTCTTCAATCCAGACTCTCAACCTCATGTCCTTCCATGTCAGAACCACTTGCTCATCTATTTTCTTCCCCTCCCCGAGAAGGACGCCGACACAGAGGACCGTTAAATCACCATCATTTTCTTGCAGCTCATAGGAATGCAGAACCTTCCTAAATAATGAGCTAATGTCTTTGAACACCTTTCGATCAGCTAAATGTAGAGGGACCCTTGTATTCTTATTCAGGCAATGCACTCAAACGAAAGATTTTGTCCATACCAGAGATCCAGGGGTGAAAACCAAAGGCCCCAAACCTCCTTATTCTCCTTAAACCTTATTGCCTCATCCTTCGTCTTAAATGCCAGGAGAAGAGAGAGCCCACCCATATACCGAATACTGACATACCTAGTTCCCGATACGCAACATACAGTTGAAACAAATGTGAGTATCTAGATCTATCGTATGACCAACAAGAGCCCTACCATGCACCAATAGAAAGCGCTGGTGTTATCTAGTACCTTTAACACATTCTCAACTGTCGAAGCTGGTGGGACTGTCCCGGACATAAAACTCCGTTGTGCGTCCTGTTACCCCTCAACATGAAAGTCCTCGGGCCTCATCCCTGAGGGGGAACCTCTCTCTGAACCATCGGGTTTTCTGTGCTACCAGCTCAACAAAATCTTGATTCTCAACAACAAACTTCACTATGTTGGATATGAGATTACACCCTCCCATTTTCACGTCAAGCAAATTTTGATCGAGATCGTTCCTGTCTCTCACATTCTTGAAAGTCACAAATCCGAACCGATTTCCTTCTTTATCCTTTTTCCTGGCTACTTATGAGCCCTCCACCTCCCTAAAAACCTCCATGAATCCCGAAAGTTCCGATGGTGTGCAACTGGAAGGGAGGTTGGACATGAAGAATTTGACGAAGTTGCCTGCCCCTTTGCTTCCCACACACACCTTCTTTATCTCCTTACCTTTGCAGCAGCCGGAGACTTCCTGCCCCGTCCTCTCTCCGGGTCTTCTATGCTCCATACACCTTACATAAGCTGATCAAACCAGATTATTTACTTAGAGTGGCTATGTTAGAACTTTGTATTTCTCCAATTACAACATGTGTCCTAGAAAGATTGGTAACAAGTCGGTGAAACATATTAACCTTGATACACTACATGTTTTCTAAAAGGAGTAACGAATTCTCATTATAAAAAAAACTAGGAACTAATAAATTACAAGAGTCTAATGAAGAGACAACACATGTAAATTCTCATAAGGCCCTCGGGTACATGAAAATCATGAGGTTTGCCTTGGGTTCTTCCTATGGTTGATAACATATTTGGGGTGTCGTGGAGCTTAGGTgccacaccctgatttcccggtGGTCCCGAACTCGGGGTTTATGCGTGACGATTGATATCAGTAATCACAATGCACATCGAAAGATGGGAATTTAAAGTAATTTTAATAAAGTACAAACCGAAAATAAAGTACAAATATTTACACAAGCTGTTCGTACTAAAATCCATAGACAGATCGAATGATATAAAATAAGACTTGAGACTAATATGGTCTTTTCTGTGGAGTTGCAAATTCCAATATCTTAAGAGCAAGCAGCTCCAACCCATTCCATACTTGCTAAATAATATGCggttagtcttttgaaaatacgacAGCTTTCGTTGGTAAAAACAATTAACTGGCTCTTTTGAAAACCTTTTCAAATTGCATTTAATACCATTTGGTATATCATTTttaaataacttgggacaaactatatctcaatACAGTTGGGGACCAGAAATTAAATGCCGGTACatgattaatcgacacaccacattTTCAATACTATATAAATATAACATTAGCGTCTGTCATGTGTGTACCTACACCTCGCACTTAGGTAGTGGCCATTTACAGTTAAATGAGTCGGGATATTCAGGACACGATCGTATTAGCCCTCAATGTTTTAAGTTATCAAGCAAAacagattaaaatgggttatttgaATTTCTATACATCATTCGCCCTTTAtccaatacccgaccaagcggctAGTGTCGTATCCCATGCCTTTATAAAATTAAATAGACTAAGAGTATTTAACTGTGTTAGCCTTTACAAATCAAAGATGTTTAGCACAACCGTATTTCGAAAACAACCTAAACTCAGGCGCAATTTACTGAAGGATTCTAGTCTACATGAATGGAAATATGATCTattagaatgttaacgggtcATTAAAGGTCATTGACTTTGACCGGTTAACTTAATAGATACTTACGGTTCGCTAGATTAGCGTCGGCCGGATAGAATGTGGTCTATACCCTTCTGAGTGCTAAGACTTTTATAATATGGGTTAAATAACCAAGCATTCTGATTAGAACTGATTTGGAAAGGTTTTGACCTGATTCGGCTAATTATATATTTTACGCTATTAAAACTAGTCGTACGTGCATATGCGGTATCAGATGGTCGGATAGGTTTAAGACAAGTCCATTATGAAACAGTACATTTCATTATGTTATAATATCAGTTTCAAAGTCAGATTACATATTCACTTggttttaaaaccattttgtgCCATAAGGACATTTTGGGCATTTTTAAAACATAATATATAGACTTATCAATAAGCCCTACAAATAATATGATCAGAAGGTATAACCACAGAGTGTTATTCCCTACAATAATATGATCATATAACAACCTTTGTAGATGCTCTAAACTTGACCATACCTTAGGTGTATAACATACGTTTTCCTATTGTCTAGCCATTTTCCTAAGGATCAAATTACATACATTTTTATTTGGTGTGACAGTCACATGGATGGCTTGAATGTAATAAAAATAAGCTGAAATTTGGGCCATCATAATTAAGGTGGTCTCGATTTTCAAAATCTTATACAAATACGTGTTTTTGTATTCTTACATGTTAGGATCTTAAGtaagaaatattttttttttattttttttttttttgtacgaAGGCTTTCATTTAAAGTAAGTTTTTGGCCTTCAAAAAGGTGTAGGCGACTCTCTCACTAGAATATGTTTTATAGTAGAGTAGTGGGTAACATGAAATATATATTAAAGACTGAATTTCTTGGTATGATCCACAATATTAATAGTAGTGGGTCACCTCCACGTGATTATGATGATAGATAAAAAAAAGCTTGGTAAAGATAGCGATACTATGTGGTTAAGCGGAATGCTCAATGAGAGTGAGTCTCTTAGTgttaatatattataattaacATGCCTTCAATATTGTTGTTTATAACATATAAACTATTTTATTTGACAGTTTTGTATTTTCATAAATTCATGGATTAAGATAAATGTTACCAACAAAAACTTGGAGTTTTAATCTCACATAACCATTGGCTTAAGAATTGATTAAAAGTGTTCTTTAAGCAAGTTTCAACAATACCGATATTTGAATAAACATACTTTTGTACAAGATTAAGATGAATGTTAAGAAACTTTGATGATATTAATGATGTAGTACATGCATAACTTTCCCAGCTACAACTAGATGGTCCTAAACATGCTTTATCTTGAAAAACCTCAAATTTTATAtatacacatcaaatacccctgGCTCGGGATCAGCGGACCTTCTTGACCTGCCCCTGGTTACACCCATGTTAGTGTTCACATAAAATCATAAACAAAACATATAGTTTTACGAAATTTACAAATCTTGATTCTCTTGGGTCTTGATCATAACAAAGATATTGAGCAACCATTTCCTAACTATCAATAACTTATCTACATATATTATCATGCGCAATATAAAAAGAAATCCAATaatataattttaataaaatttgaGCCAAAGGAATTGAAAAGGTGGCCCTATCCAACCATTGGAAGTATGTGATCCAGAACCAGATGCTTCATGACCGCACATCATCGTCAATCATGGTCCCTCATCTTCTTGTTTCCGCGTCCCTGTCGACACACACTGTTTTTTTAAAAGCTTACTACCAAGTGCACTTCATCTacttcaccaccatcatcatcatggTCATCATCATCATGCCCCATTTATATGTATTTCATTCTTATCAACTTTGTGTGTGTATTGTATAAAGAAACGACATCAATGGTGTGTAGCCATTTCTAGCATGGCATGTGTGGATACCATTCAACTTATCTTCCTCCACGAATGAATTCACTTACACGTTTCCTTTTTTTGGAAATTACCACGTTGAATATAGAAATTTATAATAATTACATTTTGTGCTTTTTAAAGTTATAGACTTTTCTTTTTTAACTTTTGATAAAGTTTTTATTCTCAGTTGTCTATATGACTGTATAATATTTGTTTGATTGATATTGGTATATTTTTGAACCGAGTTGGCATGGAAACTATAGTAAGAAAACTCATGTTTTCCTTAGGTAAAATAAACACGTTTTCCTATTTAAAAGTGTTGGGattgatttttttaaatagattatAAAAGTTCATGTTTCTAATATAACTACTAGAAAAGTAGCCATTTTACTATGGAAATTTCCTATAAAAATGTGTTGCAAATTCTGACACGATTACAACGCATTTCCTACGGAAAAAGCTCCGTATTTTTTAGTCAAATTTGCGACACAATAGCGACACAAATACTAGCTCTAGGTATTGCGTCAGAAATACGTAAGAACTTGCTACGTACTTGCGACGGATAAATAACATCTTGCTCCCGACACTTGGTAGAATTTGATGGTTATAGCTTACGTGGTTTATTTAGTCTTAAAGAGTGGATTTATCTCAAAGGCCTGCATTTTCAAAAAAGTAAAGATTTGTAAAAGATTTGATTGATTTTTCCTTAAAACGGTTCCACACTATTTAGtgtaaaaagtttttttttttaacagtaAACTTCATTAGAAAACGGGCACGCCCTCAAAACAAGGGCCACCAAAGCAACAATTACAGCATATACATTGGGTTACGGACCCAATCTTTCCAAACAATATCCGAAAATTTAGACCTACCTTTTATCCACAAGAAAGACCAAGATTTAATCCAAGCGACCACATCTACAATCCTCGGGTTAGACCCCCAGAAAAGTTTGTCATTTGGTGTTTTCCAAATCGCCCAGCAGGTAATCATAACCACCCCTCTAACCACTTTTTTGGCCCACTTTCCTCCTGAAACTCGCTCATGAAAGCCCAGCACATCCTTAAAATCGAAAGCCATTAAAGGCATAATATTACACCATCGCCCCACTGCGGACCAAACTCCAAACGAAAAACCGCACCCTGTGAAAAGGTGCAAGACATCCTCATCCCCAAAGTCGCATAAACAACACGAGCCATTCTGAATGTCTACCCGCCGTCTAATAAGAGCCGCTTTGGTAGGAATACGATCCATCTCAGCTCtccaaataaaaatatttattttgatCGGAACCCAAGATTCCCAATGCATAAGTTGCTCATGACTGATCTCTACTTCATCTCGAATCAAACGTTTCACCGCAGCTACCGAGAAAACATCCTTGGCATCCTCACCCCAATACCAAATATCTTTGGAATCTGTCAACAATACATTATTTAGAAGAAACAAAACGTCTTGTATCTCGGATAGCTCCTCAACTGTTGAGATTCATCTTTTCCAATCCGCACTTAATCTCAAATTTCCATCCAGCATCTGAAGTCTTTCCGCAACCGTGCAACTTTTATGACGCTCCAAGCTATAAAGTCTAGGCCATCTGTTTTTTAACAATGTCGCCCCAACCCATAAATCCGACCAAAAATTAACCGAAAAACCATTCCCAATCTTCGCTCTTATAAAAGAATTGAAACTTTTCCCCTTAAAAGACCGCCTAGACAACACCACTACAAGAATTATACACCATTAGCGACGACACCATTAGCGGCGACGGGCCaagtgtcgccgctattggtcgatccgTGTCACGAGGCCTGAGACCaaaccccagccgttgatcaaaATCCTGATCTAACGGTTGGGGATTTAAAAGGTATTAGCGGCGACAGAGCTAGGGTCAATACCGGCCTGTATATGTGGCGGTCCATCCCCTTCGATAAAATTGGATGGGATAACGTTGAACAACATTACAAGGATGCCCTCATGAACCACTTACGGGTAAATAACTTATATGcataaaattttattaaatatttaagcacatgcaaatctaatttatatatgatattttaacttttttatttaatttgtaggaaaatttcaattttgatgAAGTGGAACGTGATATAGAGGCCAAAAACTTGACTGGTGGCATTAGGGCTGTGCTTATGAAGCGGTACTCTGACCGCAAGTACGATGCTAAAAAATTATTTAAGAGCAAGGGAGGTTACAATGATCTTGAGAGTGCAAGGGCATTCCATCCCAAGGATATGCCCTATGATAACTGGTTGAGAACCATCGAAGGTTTCCGGgaagaaaaatatattaaaagaagcAAGGCCAACACACTAGTACGCGAGAAACAACAATTCCCATACCGTGGGGGACATCTTCGTACGGTAGCACCGCctataaaaatgtaatgttttatgtatgtgtgcgtgtgtgtaagcttttgtttatttaatgtcTAATCTAAGTTTAATGTTAAACAGGATATGGATTGGGTACCTACGTATGCTAAAACCCACACGGACAATCAAGGGAATTGGGTTGATCCGGTTGCTGAACAAAATTACGTAAGTATttcttttaagtattattttctataacaaatatatatatatatatatatacacacaaatatATTTAATCATCTTCGTAAAATACAGCG
It encodes:
- the LOC110891721 gene encoding uncharacterized protein LOC110891721, with product MKRYSDRKYDAKKLFKSKGGYNDLESARAFHPKDMPYDNWLRTIEGFREEKYIKRSKANTLVREKQQFPYRGGHLRTVAPPIKMIWIGYLRMLKPTRTIKGIGLIRLLNKITGTYNMPLVNGAVRVRQLPRIRKRWVSGEDGTVGWGLNLLPTRPRTRHLTCRLRKLGRKNPFPRILLTACSKPRHF